A DNA window from Calliphora vicina chromosome 1, idCalVici1.1, whole genome shotgun sequence contains the following coding sequences:
- the eIF4G2 gene encoding eukaryotic translation initiation factor 4 gamma, with protein MYVNTGGGGKTQQQQPLQNQTNASVRHNNPYQHSITHTQQQQQPHYEHHQGPVTFLTYPICNVTSAPHGNAGGNGVSVGGGQAGHVLFQASHQPQSQPHPAQQQVGLHNAEHPLHYFTKSVPLPPHHLHHPSQQHSQIRNMIAAASHQRQPFVVSPNYFTLSHAILPQQTRAPLLTNAAPQHAVAAASGGSVPTQLQNTTPRSVAPSGPTAYVPPPYCTPPLLLGAAPTPVTPQPAPMLTAGNGMGQPPTLQAYGHMSGGIPTGSPSSAPLNMQAVGLGVGVGVSSNTEHSTNTKQRKHAIPIINPDTMEIVTFEHLAEVQTQPQIQTKSEIIVESVSIQTDNDKSLTASVASDPSDVVLPTRCSQSISATDTDKIEHQLQSEEDNYDVVKHTSDLAIETTTTVPVANTPTQSLHSGSESLKVVVYEDPNDTDADTNEHELDNEDDVIDTTDGNMSIACFDQELPVSLQPIEQQPEEMPATDLFVMHTGESDTDLSVETEVKSKDEPCTISVPTSLERKDEVQTKEIQQDLQPSVSSFVASEPKRGGGGGRKNKKAKRKEKFQKKLKQQQNKSISTSTQHDENCTTTISKTIGSGNKTSELKNESEEEPQHTFIRYSLEELKAFAKSPESRKTPVVPCQKGDCISQLFVARQQHHHHHLTQQVGQNLNTINLQHQVQQSYHQMNFNESIEFVTGKRRVAATGGVIPRKHHDHHNNAASTGNINVAGLSVAPGSVGVGGNTQQMQKKMQVIRINLSLNEEIKLSKCENAWQPKFLSNNSNNNSPTTEQVKDDDDDIEDVLKKVRGILNKLTSENFDVLLKEMTSITINTQEKMQKVMLLIFEKTVSEPNFAPTYAKFSKVLFEEVKAESKKVFNALLIKRLQTEFELNVNNADAKERKLQQIIDKLNETTDQQEKNELQAELEHQEYQFRRRAWGTVRFIGEMYKLHSLTADRVLQCVESLLEHGNEEKLEYMCKLLTTVGNLLESNDAESFGNNLRMNKIFAKIQTIVKEAREPGNKKIKICSRVRFMMQDLIDLRSRNWGQSTNPHSSHIALRRRQPEDRNSNLSSASLNSYDRGSSQRMSFGNNNRHNQTRTKDSGGSGSGGGNYFIQKPPKSQYPAQREQHSIDLKKLNFSRGDESSQATTKLGNSSIYMWRTTAGRQTYQASDSQQSGRTSPTSLQLNNSTHQLQQKQQQPAQYWSAKNQNSNSDIKAILTSCSNKDNQKLLNHLMEEYLDCLPSRNNRWREEVLKTWKNTSNKQQICLVYHILLDYLHLAAVKRLERNACANIFVYLMSCNAFNKTTFKQVYEPFAQEFPDLLMDVPNGCMYVFEFLGPILHERLINFRDIWHTNWRSDQLFTERFVNAFVVYFTKEFGANYMRDLWHNEFKLDRGQLFMSDQQHWRQFVAHNKLQFLYDCKAKPEITPKNANTNNNNNSSTIVNQHVQRLEVLLSSPNDSNLALDYINTNVNINNNFVKNLTRLLCCDYATTTKTIVAVPGSSRTSSATTSKNSSTCSNTSTSSSTKTTDLPSNSNNTKKPQLNVNAFRKTCLPLLRLCLDGHEDHELTCLDSVLDAIQEEYDTNTANELICGIFDILYDCEVIAKESFEKWYKQRQQHQQDHQKHVVNSTNQIKQPPLSAHLEAYMQKLL; from the exons ATGTACGTTAATACGGGTGGGGGTGGGAAGACGCAGCAGCAGCAGCCgttacaaaatcaaacaaacgcaTCAGTTCGTCATAATAACCCATACCAACATTCGATTACCcacacacaacaacaacaacagccgcATTATGAGCATCACCAAGGACCTGTTACATTTCTTACATATCCAATCTGTAATGTTACTTCAGCACCTCATGGCAATGCAGGTGGTAATGGTGTTAGTGTTGGCGGCGGACAAGCTGGACATGTCCTCTTTCAGGCTTCACATCAACCACAATCACAGCCACATCCCGCACAACAGCAGGTCGGATTACACAATGCTGAACACCCATTGCACTATTTTACAAAAAGTGTTCCTTTGCCGCCACATCACCTGCATCATCCATCGCAGCAGCATTCTCAAATAAGAAATATGATAGCAGCCGCATCCCATCAGCGTCAGCCATTTGTGGTATCCCCCAACTATTTTACTTTATCACATGCTATATTGCCACAACAAACGCGTGCACCTCTCCTCACAAATGCTGCTCCTCAACATGCTGTGGCAGCGGCCAGTGGTGGTTCTGTACCAACACAACTCCAAAATACTACGCCCAGAAGTGTAGCTCCTAGTGGACCAACGGCGTATGTTCCCCCACCATACTGCACGCCACCACTACTGTTGGGTGCTGCACCAACGCCCGTTACGCCACAACCAGCACCTATGTTAACAGCAGGTAATGGAATGGGACAACCGCCAACTCTACAAGCGTACGGCCACATGAGCGGAGGAATACCAACCGGATCACCTTCATCCGCACCATTAAATATGCAAGCTGTTGGATTAGGAGTGGGAGTGGGAGTTTCATCAAACACTGAACACAGTACGAACACAAAACAACGAAAACATGCAATACCAATTATAAATCCTGATACCatggaaattgttacatttgAACATTTGGCTGAGGTTCAAACCCAACcgcaaattcaaacaaaaagtgaaataaTTGTAGAATCAGTTTCAATACAAACTGACAATGACAAGTCTTTAACTGCCTCGGTAGCAAGTGATCCGTCGGATGTTGTGCTACCAACACGTTGTTCGCAGTCGATCTCTGCAACAGACACTGATAAAATCGAACATCAATTGCAATCTGAAGAAGATAATTATGATGTAGTCAAGCACACCAGTGATTTGGCAATAGAAACAACCACAACGGTCCCTGTAGCTAACACCCCCACACAATCATTGCATTCTGGTAGTGAATCCCTAAAAGTAGTAGTTTACGAAGATCCCAATGACACAGATGCCGACACTAACGAACACGAGTTGGACAACGAAGACGATGTTATTGATACAACCGATGGAAATATGTCTATAGCGTGTTTTGATCAGGAATTACCAGTGAGTCTTCAACCAATAGAGCAACAGCCCGAAGAAATGCCTGCTACCGATTTATTTGTAATGCATACAGGAGAATCTGATACTGATCTTTCAGTTGAAACAGAGG TCAAATCAAAAGATGAACCTTGCACAATATCGGTACCAACTTCCTTAGAAAGAAAAGATGAAGTGCAAACCAAAGAAATTCAACAAGACTTGCAGCCTTCAGTTTCTTCTTTTGTTGCCAGCGAGCCAAAAA GAGGAGGAGGAGGTGgtcgtaaaaataaaaaagcgaAACGCaaagaaaaattccaaaagaaatTAAAGCAGCAGCAAAACAAATCCATCAGTA CATCCACACAGCATGATGAAAATTGCACTACTACTATTTCAAAGACTATTGGCTCTGGTAATAAAACTAGCGAATTGAAaa ACGAATCCGAAGAAGAACCCCAACATACATTTATTCGTTACTCTTTGGAGGAGCTTAAAGCTTTTGCCAAATCACCCGAATCGCGTAAAACGCCAGTTGTACCCTGCCAAAAGGGAGACTGTATTTCGCAGCTATTTGTTGCTCGccagcaacatcatcatcatcatttaaCGCAACAAGTTggacaaaatttaaatacaattaatcTGCAACATCAAGTGCAACAATCGTACCATCAAATGAATTTCAATGAATCCATTGAATTTGTAACAGGCAAACGACGTGTAGCTGCTACTGGTGGTGTCATACCAAGAAAACACCATGATCATCACAATAATGCTGCCTCTACTGGTAATATTAATGTTGCCGGTCTATCAGTAGCCCCAGGATCAGTTGGTGTTGGTGGCAATACGCAACAAATGCAGAAAAAAATGCAGGTTATACGCATTAACTTGTCCTTGAATGAAGAAATAAAACTGTCGAAGTGCGAAAATGCTTGGCAGCCAAAATTTTTATccaataattcgaataataattCACCTACAACAGAACAGGTTaaagatgatgatgacgatatTGAAGATGTCTTGAAAAAAGTGCGGGGAATTCTCAACAAACTGACATCAGAAAACTTTGacgttttattaaaagaaatgacTAGCATCACAATTAATACGcaagaaaaaatgcaaaaa GTAATGCTATTAATATTCGAAAAAACAGTTAGCGAGCCAAATTTCGCTCCTACTTATgcgaaattttcaaaagttttattCGAAGAAGTCAAAGCAGAAAGCAAAAAAGTATTCAATGCCCTTTTAATAAAAAGATTGCAGACtgaatttgaattaaatgtAAACAACGCGGATGCAAAGGAGcgaaaattgcaacaaattattgataaattaaatgaaacaacggATCAGcaggaaaaaaatgaattgcaagcaGAATTGGAACATCAGGAGTATCAATTTCGACGTCGTGCGTGGGGCACCGTGCGTTTTATTGgtgaaatgtataaattacattCTCTGACTGCTGATCGTGTGCTGCAATGCGTGGAGTCATTACTAGAACATGGCAATGAAGAGAAATTGGAATACATGTGTAAGTTATTGACGACTGTGGGCAACCTTCTGGAGAGCAATGATGCAGAGTCTTTCGGTAATAATCtaagaatgaataaaatttttgcaaaaatacaaaCTATTGTCAAGGAGGCTAGGGAACCTGGCaacaagaaaatcaaaatatgtagCCGCGTACGTTTCATGATGCAAGACTTGATAGATTTAAGATCTAGAAATTGGGGTCAATCAACTAATCCTCATAGTAGCCATATTGCACTGCGTAGACGACAACCAGAGGATAGAAACAGTAACTTATCGTCCGCTTCCTTAAATAGCTACGATAGAGGTTCTTCGCAACGCATGTCCTTTGGCAATAATAACCGACATAACCAAACACGCACGAAAGACTCCGGTGGTAGCGGAAGTGGTGGTGGTAACTATTTCATACAAAAACCACCAAAATCACAATATCCGGCTCAACGAGAACAGCATAGTATTGATTTGAAAAAGTTGAATTTCTCCCGGGGCGACGAGTCTTCACAAGCAACTACCAAGTTAGGAAATAGTTCGATATACATGTGGCGTACTACAGCTGGACGACAAACATACCAAGCCAGTGATTCACAGCAAAGCGGTCGAACTTCACCCACATCTTTACAATTAAATAACAGCACGCAccaattgcaacaaaaacagcaacagCCGGCCCAATATTGGAGTGCTAAAAACCAAAATTCAAATTCAGACATAAAAGCAATACTGACATCTTGCTCTAACAAGGACAATCAGAAACTACTTAATCACCTCATGGAAGAATATTTAGATTGTCTGCCATCCCGGAACAACAGGTGGCGCGAAGAAGTACTCAAAACTTGGAAAAATACTAGCAATAAGCAGCAAATATGTTTAGTATATCACATTTTATTAGACTATTTGCATTTAGCTGCCGTAAAACGTTTAGAAAGAAATGCCTGCGCAAACATTTTCGTGTATCTCATGTCTTGTAATGCATTTAATAAGACCACATTTAAACAAGTTTACGAACCATTTGCCCAAGAATTTCCCGACTTGTTAATGGATGTGCCCAATGGCTGCATGTACGTGTTTGAATTCTTGGGGCCCATTCTACATGAACGCTTAATAAATTTCAGAGATATCTGGCACACAAACTGGCGCAGTGATCAGCTATTTACCGAACGCTTTGTTAACGCTTTTGTGGTTTACTTTACCAAAGAGTTTGGCGCCAACTACATGAGAGACTTGTGGCACAATGAATTTAAACTCGATAGAGGCCAACTGTTCATGAGTGATCAACAACATTGGCGGCAATTTGTTGCGCACAACAAATTACAATTCCTCTACGACTGTAAGGCAAAGCCTGAAATCACACCCAAAAATGCCAAcactaataacaataataatagttCAACAATAGTGAATCAACATGTGCAGCGTTTAGAAGTACTTCTAAGTTCTCCCAATGACTCGAATTTAGCCTTAGACTATATCAACActaatgtaaatataaataataattttgtaaaaaacctAACACGATTACTTTGCTGTGATTATGCCACCACGACTAAGACGATAGTGGCAGTGCCAGGCTCGTCTCGGACAAGTAGCGCTACCACAAGTAAAAACAGTAGTACCTGCAGCAACACCAGCACCAGCAGTAGTACGAAAACCACAGATTTACCTAGTAATAGTAACAACACAAAGAAACCCCAATTGAATGTCAATGCATTTCGTAAAACTTGTTTACCGCTACTACGACTATGCCTCGATGGCCACGAAGACCATGAGCTGACTTGTCTCGACTCGGTTTTGGATGCCATACAGGAAGAGTACGACACAAACACCGCCAATGAATTAATTTGTGGCATTTTTGATATACTTTACGACTGTGAGGTAATAGCAAAAGAATCATTTGAAAAGTGGTATAAACAACGCCAGCAGCATCAGCAAGACCACCAGAAACATGTAGTGAATTCAACGAATCAAATAAAACAGCCGCCCTTAAGTGCTCATTTAGAGGCCTACATGCAGAAGCTACTCTAA